The following proteins are co-located in the Pseudarthrobacter siccitolerans genome:
- a CDS encoding ROK family transcriptional regulator, whose amino-acid sequence MGDFNLTVILEAIRRSSFGLSRVELAQIVGLSPQTISNISRRLLDQNLIVEAGKEGSGPGKPRTILRLNPHGMFAVGVHLDPAVTTFVVLDLVGAVVQHSRIKTPGGNDPSAVISTIAAEIAQLVEDSGVDRDRIAGLGVAAPGPIDLDNGTVVDPPLLPGWDRVELRNALSEATGYSVLMDKDVTSAAVAETWAGGPSGAGSFIFMYMGTGIGCGIVLNDEVVRGTSGNAGEIGHIVVDPDGPPCDCGLRGCVKSSCIPQVLVAEAEAAGILDGSRSGNSGAEVQQSFSRLCELADAGNEQALAIIDKSAVLVARAVSVVTNTLDVDRVVFGGPFWHGLAERYLEKVPPLLDANSAARLIHPVEVVGTGVGEDVGAIGAASLVLEHTLAPRAQRLLLDS is encoded by the coding sequence ATGGGCGACTTCAACCTGACCGTGATCCTCGAGGCCATCCGCCGGTCCTCCTTCGGCCTGAGCAGGGTGGAACTCGCGCAGATCGTGGGCCTCTCGCCGCAGACCATTTCGAACATCTCCCGCCGCCTCCTGGACCAGAACCTCATTGTCGAGGCCGGCAAGGAAGGCAGCGGCCCCGGCAAGCCCCGCACCATCCTCCGCCTTAATCCCCACGGGATGTTCGCCGTCGGCGTCCACCTGGACCCGGCCGTGACCACGTTCGTGGTCCTGGACCTGGTGGGTGCGGTGGTGCAGCACTCCCGCATCAAGACGCCCGGCGGCAATGACCCGTCAGCCGTTATTTCCACCATCGCCGCCGAGATCGCCCAGCTGGTGGAAGACTCAGGGGTGGACCGGGACAGGATCGCAGGCCTCGGCGTGGCGGCCCCCGGCCCCATCGACCTGGACAACGGCACGGTGGTTGACCCGCCGCTCCTTCCCGGCTGGGACCGGGTGGAACTGCGCAACGCACTGTCCGAGGCCACCGGCTACTCCGTCCTGATGGACAAGGACGTCACCAGCGCAGCCGTTGCGGAAACCTGGGCCGGCGGTCCGAGCGGAGCGGGCAGCTTCATTTTTATGTACATGGGCACCGGCATCGGCTGCGGGATCGTGCTCAACGACGAGGTGGTGCGGGGCACGTCAGGCAACGCGGGCGAGATCGGCCACATCGTGGTGGATCCGGACGGCCCGCCGTGCGACTGCGGCCTGCGCGGCTGCGTCAAATCCTCCTGCATCCCGCAGGTCCTGGTGGCCGAGGCCGAGGCCGCCGGCATCCTGGACGGCTCCCGGTCCGGCAACAGCGGCGCCGAGGTACAGCAGAGTTTCTCCCGGCTGTGCGAGCTCGCGGACGCCGGTAACGAACAGGCGCTGGCCATCATCGACAAGTCCGCGGTGCTGGTGGCCCGCGCGGTGTCCGTGGTCACCAACACCCTTGACGTTGACCGGGTGGTTTTTGGCGGGCCGTTCTGGCATGGCCTGGCCGAACGTTACCTTGAGAAAGTGCCGCCGCTGCTGGACGCCAACAGCGCCGCACGGCTGATCCATCCCGTCGAGGTGGTGGGCACCGGCGTCGGCGAGGACGTCGGCGCCATCGGCGCGGCCTCCCTGGTCCTGGAACATACCCTGGCACCGCGTGCCCAAAGGCTGCTCCTGGACAGCTGA
- a CDS encoding carbohydrate ABC transporter permease yields the protein MALLVVGACFVLPLLWLVLASFDAEAGHETRVPGAVTLDNFAAVMTPGLLLRPLWNSLLLSAGTAAVTLVAAVLAAYPLSRYRSRFNTPFMYAVLLGTCLPITAIMVPVYGLFVQLELLDSMPATILFMAATALPMAIWMTKNFMDTVPVSLEEAAWVDGASRMTALRTIVLPLMRQGLGVVFIFVFIQAWGNFFVPFVLLLSEAKQPAAVSIFSFFGQHGAVAYGQLAAFSILYSLPVLALYVIVARGAGNSFALSGAVRG from the coding sequence GTGGCGTTGCTGGTCGTGGGCGCCTGTTTTGTACTGCCGCTGCTCTGGCTTGTCCTGGCTTCCTTTGACGCTGAGGCCGGCCACGAGACAAGGGTTCCCGGCGCCGTCACCCTGGACAATTTTGCTGCCGTGATGACACCCGGGCTGCTGCTCCGGCCGCTGTGGAACAGCCTGCTCCTCTCGGCCGGGACGGCGGCCGTGACGCTTGTGGCGGCCGTCCTCGCCGCCTACCCGCTGTCCCGCTACCGGTCCAGGTTCAACACGCCGTTTATGTACGCGGTGCTTCTGGGCACCTGCCTTCCCATCACGGCCATCATGGTGCCGGTCTACGGCCTCTTCGTGCAGCTGGAACTGCTGGATTCGATGCCGGCCACCATCCTGTTTATGGCGGCAACCGCCCTTCCCATGGCCATTTGGATGACCAAAAACTTTATGGACACCGTGCCGGTGTCCCTGGAGGAGGCGGCGTGGGTGGACGGGGCGTCCAGGATGACGGCGCTGCGCACCATCGTCCTGCCGCTGATGCGCCAGGGGCTCGGCGTTGTGTTCATCTTTGTGTTCATCCAGGCCTGGGGAAATTTTTTCGTCCCGTTCGTGCTGCTCCTGTCCGAGGCGAAGCAGCCCGCGGCAGTGTCCATTTTCAGCTTCTTTGGGCAGCACGGGGCAGTTGCCTATGGCCAGCTGGCCGCATTCTCCATCTTGTACTCGCTGCCGGTGCTGGCCCTTTACGTCATTGTGGCCAGGGGCGCCGGCAACTCGTTCGCATTGTCCGGGGCCGTCAGGGGCTGA
- a CDS encoding class I SAM-dependent methyltransferase: MAVKSLDDVLRELRRRPDVEAPNLQAWDATDRLLLETAAERIQPGSSLTVIGDRYGALTLGALAMLSPGTVRVHQDLITGEQALRLNAAEVLGGDAAEAGFSQFSLGPELLDGADTVLLQLPKTLAELDQVAEAVARHARPDVVLLAGGRVKHMSLGMNAVLERHFSSVAPQLARQKSRVIVAAGPHGTGGPKRFPVVEHLAEIDLDVAAHGAVFAGPRLDIGTRFLLTFLPAMRSAQHAVDLGCGTGILAAMYARQHPGATVTATDQSAAAVASAQATAAANGLAGQVRVLQDDAMATLADGSADLILLNPPFHVGAGVHAGAGLKLIEAAGRVLAPGGELWTVFNRHLAYLPALERHVGPTAVKGQNPKFTVTRSTRRPPL, translated from the coding sequence GTGGCAGTGAAGAGTCTTGACGACGTCCTCCGGGAGCTTCGGCGCAGGCCGGACGTGGAAGCACCCAACCTGCAGGCTTGGGACGCAACGGACCGCCTGCTGCTCGAGACTGCGGCCGAACGGATCCAGCCCGGAAGCAGCTTGACCGTCATCGGTGACCGCTACGGCGCCCTGACCCTTGGTGCCCTTGCGATGTTGAGCCCCGGGACGGTGCGGGTGCACCAGGACCTCATCACCGGGGAACAGGCGCTGCGCCTGAACGCTGCCGAGGTGCTTGGCGGCGATGCCGCGGAAGCAGGCTTCTCCCAGTTTTCCCTCGGCCCGGAACTGCTCGACGGCGCGGACACTGTCCTGCTTCAACTACCCAAGACCCTTGCGGAGTTGGACCAGGTCGCCGAGGCTGTGGCGCGGCACGCGCGGCCGGACGTGGTGCTCCTGGCCGGCGGCCGGGTGAAGCACATGTCCCTGGGAATGAACGCGGTCCTGGAACGCCATTTCAGCTCCGTTGCGCCCCAGCTGGCCCGGCAGAAATCGCGCGTGATCGTGGCTGCCGGTCCGCACGGAACCGGCGGGCCGAAGCGTTTTCCCGTCGTCGAACACCTCGCCGAAATTGACCTCGACGTAGCCGCCCACGGTGCCGTGTTCGCGGGCCCGCGGCTGGACATCGGCACCCGGTTCCTGCTGACGTTCCTGCCCGCCATGCGCAGCGCACAGCACGCCGTGGACCTTGGCTGCGGCACCGGCATCCTTGCCGCCATGTATGCCCGGCAGCATCCCGGCGCAACCGTCACTGCCACGGACCAGTCAGCCGCAGCGGTGGCGTCAGCGCAGGCGACGGCCGCCGCGAACGGCCTGGCCGGGCAGGTCCGCGTCCTCCAGGACGATGCCATGGCCACGCTGGCGGACGGCAGCGCTGACCTGATCCTCTTGAATCCGCCGTTCCATGTGGGTGCGGGCGTCCATGCCGGAGCGGGCCTGAAGCTCATCGAAGCAGCGGGCCGCGTTCTGGCTCCCGGCGGTGAGCTCTGGACCGTCTTCAACCGCCACCTCGCCTACCTCCCGGCCCTCGAACGTCACGTCGGCCCTACTGCCGTGAAAGGCCAGAATCCCAAATTCACGGTGACTCGGAGCACCCGCCGCCCTCCGCTCTGA
- a CDS encoding DUF58 domain-containing protein, with protein sequence MTSLLHRVKSKMAIFAHRKARGTLDGEYGSVFRGRSLDFDDLRAYVPGDEVRDIDWKATARHGSPLIKRYVAVRRQTVLLLTDTGRNMAAEAAGGETKKDIAIMALGVVGYLAHRHGDVVGLMCGDAGGTRSFPAKGGEAHLERLLRHVDANATVDSAASRLEDQLEHVACTVKGRFLLFVVADEIEATPSLARLLRRLRAQHEILWLTVRDAELATAGDWYSVHDSQPLIGHWAGSPGVATAYARAVKDRDAGRKDMLRQAGITEGSVAGSEDVITELFALLERHRRAG encoded by the coding sequence ATGACCAGTCTCCTCCACCGCGTGAAGTCGAAGATGGCCATCTTCGCGCACCGCAAGGCCCGGGGCACGCTCGACGGCGAATACGGTTCAGTTTTCCGCGGACGCAGCCTGGACTTTGACGATCTCCGCGCCTATGTGCCGGGCGACGAGGTCCGCGACATCGACTGGAAGGCGACGGCCCGCCATGGTTCGCCGCTGATCAAGAGGTATGTGGCCGTCCGGCGGCAGACAGTCCTGCTCCTCACGGACACCGGGCGCAATATGGCGGCGGAAGCAGCGGGCGGCGAGACCAAAAAGGACATTGCCATCATGGCGCTGGGGGTGGTGGGGTACCTGGCCCACCGCCACGGCGACGTGGTGGGCCTTATGTGCGGTGACGCCGGCGGGACCAGATCATTTCCGGCGAAAGGCGGCGAGGCCCACTTGGAACGGCTTCTGCGCCATGTCGACGCCAACGCCACTGTGGATTCCGCTGCCAGCCGGCTCGAGGACCAGCTTGAGCATGTGGCCTGCACCGTTAAGGGTAGGTTCCTGCTGTTCGTAGTGGCGGACGAGATAGAGGCTACCCCTTCGCTGGCCCGTTTGCTCCGCCGGCTTCGGGCGCAGCACGAGATCCTCTGGCTCACTGTCCGCGACGCGGAACTGGCCACGGCGGGCGATTGGTACAGCGTGCATGATTCCCAGCCACTGATAGGGCATTGGGCAGGGTCTCCGGGAGTGGCCACAGCGTATGCCCGGGCCGTGAAGGACAGGGACGCGGGCCGTAAGGACATGCTGCGCCAGGCAGGAATCACCGAGGGCTCGGTTGCCGGCAGCGAGGACGTGATCACGGAACTGTTCGCACTCCTGGAAAGGCACCGGCGTGCAGGCTGA
- a CDS encoding extracellular solute-binding protein: MRRPGLKSMSLIASALFILTACTPASPEDGSKTLKVVYQKTDSFTALETMFQAAKQEFEAANQGVRVELQPIQGNDDDYGTKLALALRSPSTAPDIFYEDTFKVRSDVDAGYLLKLDSRLDGWADWAKFDDGAKAAGRADDGGIYAVPLGTDTRAIWYNKKVFEAAGISLPWQPRNWQDILDTARKIKADDPSVIPFNMYAGKGTGEGTVMQGFYELLYGTGSTLYDEESKKWVVGSAGFKASLGFLKTLYDEKLAMTPAEALDANVWKKVFGEWFPTGKLGATVEGSYAPSFWQDGGSYEWPGYAQDMAVAPFPTQDGGSPGAVSMSGGWTLAVGAGTKEPDLAFKFLSTALNRDNSLKFTLESSQIAVRSDVAEDSGYQAANPFVKDVSGLVSVTRYRPATSDYPRISAAVQEATEAVITGARPPEQAAADYDAAVAEIVGGDKTVRK, from the coding sequence ATGCGTCGCCCGGGCCTGAAGAGCATGTCCCTGATCGCTTCCGCACTCTTCATCCTCACGGCGTGCACGCCGGCCTCTCCGGAGGACGGCTCGAAGACCCTGAAGGTGGTCTACCAGAAGACCGATTCCTTCACCGCGCTGGAGACGATGTTCCAGGCAGCCAAGCAGGAGTTTGAGGCGGCCAACCAAGGGGTCAGGGTTGAGCTTCAGCCCATCCAGGGCAACGACGACGACTACGGCACCAAGCTTGCCCTGGCCCTGCGATCGCCGTCCACCGCACCGGACATCTTCTACGAGGACACCTTCAAGGTCCGCTCCGACGTCGACGCCGGCTACCTCCTGAAGCTGGACAGCCGCTTGGACGGGTGGGCGGACTGGGCCAAGTTCGACGACGGCGCCAAGGCGGCAGGGCGCGCGGACGACGGCGGCATTTACGCAGTGCCGCTGGGCACCGACACCCGGGCCATTTGGTACAACAAAAAGGTCTTCGAAGCCGCCGGGATCAGCCTCCCCTGGCAGCCGCGCAACTGGCAGGACATCCTGGATACGGCCCGGAAAATCAAGGCCGACGATCCCTCGGTGATCCCCTTCAACATGTACGCCGGAAAGGGCACCGGCGAAGGAACCGTGATGCAGGGTTTTTACGAACTCCTCTACGGCACCGGATCCACCCTCTACGACGAGGAGTCAAAAAAGTGGGTGGTGGGGTCTGCAGGTTTCAAGGCTTCGCTGGGCTTCCTCAAAACCCTTTATGACGAGAAACTGGCGATGACGCCTGCCGAAGCCCTGGACGCGAACGTCTGGAAAAAGGTGTTCGGCGAGTGGTTCCCCACCGGAAAACTGGGCGCCACCGTGGAGGGTTCGTACGCGCCGTCGTTCTGGCAGGACGGCGGCAGCTACGAATGGCCCGGCTACGCGCAGGACATGGCCGTTGCGCCGTTCCCCACGCAGGACGGCGGCAGCCCCGGTGCCGTGAGCATGTCCGGAGGCTGGACGCTTGCCGTCGGAGCCGGGACAAAGGAGCCGGACCTCGCCTTCAAATTCCTCAGCACGGCGTTGAACCGGGACAATTCCCTGAAGTTCACGCTTGAGAGTTCCCAGATCGCGGTCCGGAGCGACGTCGCGGAGGACTCCGGCTACCAGGCGGCCAACCCGTTCGTGAAGGATGTCTCCGGACTGGTCTCCGTCACCCGCTACCGCCCGGCCACGTCCGACTACCCCCGCATCTCCGCGGCGGTCCAGGAGGCGACGGAGGCCGTGATCACCGGTGCCAGACCACCGGAACAGGCGGCGGCGGACTATGACGCAGCCGTTGCGGAGATCGTGGGCGGCGACAAGACCGTCCGGAAGTAA
- a CDS encoding AAA family ATPase produces the protein MLQTSSSARIEPAELARAQQVAANISRSFDAKMVGQSRLRESLLVGLFTGGHILLESVPGLAKTTAAHTVAEAISAEFRRIQCTPDLLPSDIVGTQIYDAAKGTFVTQLGPVHANIVLLDEINRSSAKTQSAMLEAMQERQTSIGGREYRLPSPFLVLATQNPIEQEGTYQLPEAQMDRFMLKDVLDYPSPAEEAEIIRRLDAGVFTDEQKPASAASLDAVARVQEVVKRIYIDPSVINYIVGLAYVTRNAQQYIDPRLAGFIEFGASPRASIAFSQAARAVALLQGRDHVIPEDVKSLAHRVLRHRLILNFEAVAEQVPVEAVIDAVVAAVQTP, from the coding sequence GTGCTTCAAACCAGCTCTTCGGCAAGGATCGAACCGGCAGAGCTGGCCCGGGCGCAGCAGGTTGCGGCCAACATTTCCAGGAGCTTCGACGCGAAGATGGTGGGGCAGTCCCGGCTGCGGGAATCGCTGCTGGTGGGCCTGTTCACCGGAGGCCATATCCTCCTGGAAAGCGTTCCGGGCCTGGCAAAAACCACAGCTGCCCATACCGTGGCCGAAGCAATCAGCGCGGAGTTCCGCCGGATCCAGTGCACACCTGACCTGCTGCCCAGCGACATCGTGGGGACGCAGATCTACGATGCCGCCAAGGGAACCTTCGTCACGCAGCTCGGCCCGGTCCACGCCAACATCGTGCTCCTGGATGAGATCAACCGCTCCAGCGCGAAGACCCAGAGCGCCATGCTGGAGGCCATGCAGGAACGGCAGACGTCCATCGGCGGCCGGGAGTACCGGCTGCCGTCCCCGTTCCTGGTGCTGGCCACCCAGAACCCGATTGAGCAGGAGGGCACCTACCAGCTCCCGGAAGCCCAGATGGACCGCTTTATGCTCAAGGACGTCCTGGACTATCCCTCGCCGGCAGAGGAGGCCGAGATCATCCGCCGGCTCGACGCCGGGGTTTTCACGGACGAGCAGAAACCGGCGTCTGCGGCGTCCCTGGACGCGGTGGCCCGGGTCCAGGAAGTGGTGAAGCGGATCTACATCGATCCCTCCGTGATCAACTACATCGTGGGGCTCGCCTACGTCACCCGGAACGCGCAGCAGTACATCGACCCGCGGCTGGCCGGCTTTATTGAATTCGGCGCCAGTCCGCGGGCCAGCATCGCCTTCAGCCAGGCAGCCCGCGCAGTGGCGCTGCTGCAGGGCCGGGACCATGTGATCCCGGAGGACGTGAAGTCGCTCGCCCACCGGGTACTGCGGCACCGCCTCATCCTGAATTTTGAGGCAGTGGCTGAGCAGGTGCCGGTGGAAGCCGTGATCGACGCCGTGGTCGCCGCCGTCCAGACACCCTGA
- a CDS encoding carbohydrate ABC transporter permease, producing the protein MPARIEGRRLLRYLPVLPALLLLLVFLAGPVFWAFHASFTNIGLTGRNARTPEWVGLENYQRLLLDPVFPLSLGLTVLFVAGSAVLGQNLLGLALAVLMRRARRAVSSLVGMTVVAAWVLPEIVAAFAAYAYFSRDGTLNQLLGGVGTARSDWLYSWPMAAVVLANVWRGTAFSMLVYRAALNDIPTEVAEAAQMDGAGGWQRLAFITLPMIRGSIATNLMLITLQTLAVFTLIWVMTAGGPANASTTLPVLAYQEAFKFGDIGYGTAVASVLLLIGTVFGVGYIRLLREEKH; encoded by the coding sequence GTGCCGGCCCGCATCGAGGGACGCAGGCTGTTGCGCTACCTGCCCGTCCTGCCTGCCCTCCTGCTTCTGCTCGTTTTCCTTGCGGGGCCCGTGTTCTGGGCTTTCCATGCGTCCTTCACCAATATTGGGCTAACAGGCAGGAACGCCCGCACCCCGGAATGGGTGGGGCTCGAGAACTACCAGCGGTTGCTGCTGGACCCGGTGTTTCCCCTCTCGCTGGGGCTGACCGTGTTGTTCGTGGCCGGTTCTGCTGTCCTGGGCCAGAACCTGCTGGGGCTGGCCCTCGCCGTGCTGATGCGGCGTGCGCGCCGGGCCGTTTCCTCATTGGTGGGCATGACGGTGGTGGCGGCCTGGGTGCTTCCGGAAATAGTGGCGGCCTTTGCCGCCTACGCCTACTTCAGCCGCGACGGGACACTGAACCAGTTGCTGGGCGGAGTGGGGACGGCCCGGTCGGACTGGCTCTATTCGTGGCCCATGGCGGCGGTGGTGCTGGCCAACGTCTGGCGCGGCACCGCCTTTTCCATGCTGGTGTACCGCGCGGCCCTGAACGACATTCCAACGGAAGTGGCCGAAGCCGCCCAGATGGACGGTGCAGGCGGCTGGCAGCGGCTGGCCTTCATTACGCTGCCCATGATCCGCGGGAGCATCGCCACCAACCTGATGCTCATCACGCTGCAGACGCTCGCCGTATTCACCCTGATCTGGGTGATGACCGCAGGCGGTCCGGCCAACGCCAGCACCACCCTCCCGGTACTTGCCTACCAGGAGGCCTTCAAATTCGGTGACATCGGATACGGGACCGCGGTGGCCTCAGTGCTCCTCCTGATCGGCACGGTGTTCGGTGTTGGCTATATCCGGCTCCTGAGGGAGGAGAAGCATTGA
- a CDS encoding nSTAND1 domain-containing NTPase produces MEVRVLGALTLDDGRIPLAPRDRAVMGALTVRLGAALSVESLAEALWGDSLPASWSKVIPGCIMRLRRLIAPALIETTPFGYRLAPEHVEVDAEQFERLVSRGTHQLKLGEPERAAHSLAEALDLWRGEAFVELIDWGPAQIASARLEEMRLGVEELLLDALLQTGEVQEVAALARARVAEAPLRERRWVLLSVAQYRQGRQADALAAVRRARAILSADLGLDPSTELAELEQAILRQDPSLLTDHVFRAGSPECPYFGLPPAGMADAERYFGREQELAGALRALEEHGVLLVAGSSGVGKSSLVRAGIGARSAGRGTEVVIVLPGERPTEALRDLVRGPGDSLLIVDQCEQAFAADDPSETRKFFEALLREVSRRPVVVAIRADRLGDLAEHEGFAGIIQSHMLLLTAFGTDGLRDVIEKPAQQAGLILEPGLVEILVRDADGRNLPLLSHALRQVWSRREGRVLTVDGYRASGEIQGAVAKTAEEVFAGLSAEGQRLLRDILLRLVEVSADGTVISRRIERIRIEMDQAHAKIVDRLVDARLLISERETVQVSHEALAREWPRLKEWLADDIEGQRIMRHLGSAATAWEAMGRPDSELYRGHRQAAAQRWRDAASPALTPVEREFLDACAAAETAGLAATQRQLNKERSMVRRLSWATAGAAALAVVAATAGLVAGFQANLAGERAAVAEARRVAATALEEPDFDRALLLAVEARHIWDSSETRTNLVRVFSRAPHVTSITRFTDEGVTPVSMSLEKDGTRVSVIDSDDDLRLFDLADRSPLGEYSPFGGKVAATAVDPVTGTVAFSATMGLCDALPCERGRTGTLGLVSGGRSGLMTYQGMAKTAADVEYSSDGSLFAALEAASWIQPSAVAALWRVGGDVPMLLDLGEKSSDPGPSAWGGQFGALKFSPDGSRLYASRLGPTVVFDSSSGNKIDRIAGNGLLAVSPDGRLIAVRDGLLAVRIVDSSGVAAPLTVPVPVTPTVADFSPDGRQLAIPSGTSTIVVSTGTGDIQETLGHHNGAVTSAEFRSTGELVTAAADGAIMTLELGDWAAGFRTDPFNSGKPYVEELNERTLVLEEPDGSKQVVVAEPAAWEDHACRVAGRALTEREWRDLLGTRPYSPACRD; encoded by the coding sequence ATGGAGGTTCGCGTTCTTGGAGCGCTGACGCTCGACGACGGGCGGATACCCCTTGCCCCGCGCGATCGTGCGGTGATGGGGGCACTTACCGTCCGCCTGGGTGCCGCACTGTCGGTTGAATCCCTGGCAGAGGCGCTTTGGGGTGACAGCCTCCCCGCCTCGTGGTCGAAGGTGATTCCGGGGTGCATCATGCGGCTGCGGCGGCTCATCGCACCTGCACTGATCGAAACGACACCGTTTGGATACCGGCTGGCCCCGGAGCACGTGGAGGTTGATGCTGAGCAGTTCGAGCGCCTCGTCAGCAGGGGTACGCACCAGCTGAAACTTGGTGAACCCGAACGTGCCGCACACTCACTCGCCGAGGCGCTGGACCTGTGGCGGGGTGAAGCCTTCGTTGAACTTATCGACTGGGGGCCGGCTCAAATCGCGTCCGCCCGCCTCGAGGAGATGCGTCTCGGCGTCGAGGAGCTACTCCTGGATGCCCTGCTGCAGACCGGTGAGGTGCAGGAAGTCGCCGCACTGGCCCGGGCGCGCGTCGCCGAAGCGCCGCTGCGGGAGCGGCGTTGGGTCCTGCTGAGCGTGGCGCAGTACCGGCAGGGGCGGCAGGCGGACGCACTCGCGGCCGTGCGCAGGGCACGGGCGATCCTCTCCGCCGATCTTGGACTGGATCCGTCCACAGAGCTGGCTGAGCTGGAGCAGGCGATCCTGCGGCAGGATCCCTCACTGCTGACCGATCACGTGTTCCGGGCCGGGAGCCCGGAATGCCCGTACTTCGGGCTGCCTCCCGCGGGCATGGCGGATGCCGAGCGGTATTTCGGGCGCGAGCAGGAGCTGGCAGGAGCGCTGCGTGCGCTTGAGGAGCACGGTGTGCTGCTGGTCGCGGGGTCATCGGGCGTCGGCAAGTCCTCGCTCGTCAGGGCCGGGATAGGCGCGCGATCCGCCGGACGCGGCACGGAAGTCGTCATAGTACTGCCCGGCGAGCGTCCTACCGAAGCACTCCGGGATCTCGTTCGAGGCCCTGGTGATTCGCTGCTCATTGTCGATCAGTGTGAGCAGGCGTTCGCCGCGGACGACCCTTCCGAGACCCGGAAGTTTTTCGAGGCGCTACTGCGCGAGGTTTCCCGAAGACCGGTCGTTGTTGCCATCCGCGCCGACAGGCTGGGGGACCTGGCCGAACACGAGGGCTTTGCCGGGATCATCCAGTCGCACATGCTCCTGCTCACCGCGTTCGGCACTGACGGACTCCGGGACGTGATCGAGAAGCCCGCACAGCAGGCTGGGCTCATCCTGGAACCGGGCCTCGTCGAGATCCTCGTCCGCGACGCCGACGGGCGGAACCTTCCGCTGCTCTCCCACGCCCTGCGCCAGGTATGGTCGCGACGCGAAGGCCGCGTCCTGACGGTCGACGGGTACCGGGCATCCGGTGAAATCCAGGGTGCCGTCGCGAAGACCGCGGAAGAGGTCTTCGCCGGGCTCTCAGCGGAAGGCCAGCGTCTGCTGCGCGATATCCTTCTCCGCCTCGTGGAAGTATCCGCCGACGGTACGGTTATTTCCCGCCGGATCGAGCGCATCCGGATCGAAATGGACCAGGCCCACGCCAAGATCGTTGACCGGCTGGTCGATGCGCGCCTGCTCATAAGCGAAAGGGAGACCGTTCAGGTATCCCACGAAGCGCTCGCCCGCGAGTGGCCGCGGCTGAAGGAGTGGCTCGCCGATGATATCGAGGGCCAGCGGATCATGCGGCATCTGGGTTCGGCAGCCACTGCCTGGGAAGCGATGGGACGCCCGGACAGCGAGCTATATCGCGGCCACCGGCAAGCGGCAGCCCAGCGGTGGCGGGATGCTGCCAGTCCAGCGCTCACACCGGTTGAGCGGGAATTCCTCGATGCCTGCGCAGCCGCTGAAACCGCAGGACTGGCTGCAACCCAGAGGCAGCTGAACAAGGAGCGCAGCATGGTTCGCCGCCTGTCCTGGGCGACGGCCGGGGCAGCGGCACTCGCGGTTGTGGCTGCCACAGCGGGTCTCGTGGCAGGATTCCAGGCAAATCTCGCGGGTGAGCGTGCAGCGGTGGCAGAGGCACGGCGCGTTGCCGCGACTGCGCTGGAGGAACCTGACTTCGATCGGGCCCTGCTGCTCGCAGTGGAGGCACGCCATATCTGGGACAGCTCCGAAACGCGCACCAACCTGGTGAGAGTTTTCTCACGGGCACCCCATGTCACAAGCATCACCCGCTTCACGGACGAAGGTGTGACTCCCGTGAGCATGTCGCTCGAGAAGGACGGGACCCGCGTATCAGTGATCGACAGCGACGACGATCTGCGGCTGTTCGATCTCGCCGACCGGTCCCCGTTGGGCGAATACTCGCCATTCGGCGGGAAGGTGGCAGCTACCGCCGTCGACCCCGTCACGGGCACTGTCGCATTCAGCGCAACAATGGGACTCTGTGACGCCTTGCCCTGCGAGCGCGGACGAACGGGGACGCTGGGTCTCGTGAGCGGCGGCCGCTCGGGCCTGATGACTTACCAGGGTATGGCTAAGACGGCGGCAGACGTCGAATACTCGTCGGACGGATCCCTGTTCGCAGCGCTGGAGGCTGCATCCTGGATCCAACCGTCCGCGGTCGCCGCCCTCTGGCGTGTCGGGGGGGATGTGCCGATGCTGCTGGACTTGGGCGAGAAAAGTTCAGATCCCGGCCCATCTGCGTGGGGAGGACAGTTCGGCGCGCTGAAGTTTTCCCCGGACGGCTCGCGACTGTACGCCAGCAGGCTCGGACCGACCGTAGTGTTCGATTCGTCCTCGGGCAACAAAATCGACCGGATAGCCGGCAACGGGCTTCTGGCCGTCAGTCCGGATGGCCGTCTGATCGCCGTCCGGGATGGCTTGCTCGCCGTCCGCATCGTCGACTCTTCCGGGGTAGCGGCACCTCTCACGGTCCCCGTGCCGGTGACTCCAACGGTGGCGGACTTCAGTCCTGACGGCCGACAGCTTGCCATTCCCTCCGGCACCAGCACCATAGTGGTCAGCACCGGCACGGGCGACATCCAGGAGACCCTCGGCCACCACAATGGCGCGGTCACCTCAGCCGAATTCCGGTCAACCGGCGAGCTGGTGACCGCAGCAGCGGACGGCGCAATCATGACCTTGGAGCTCGGCGACTGGGCGGCCGGCTTCCGCACCGATCCCTTCAACAGCGGGAAGCCGTACGTTGAAGAGCTCAACGAGCGCACCCTCGTACTCGAAGAGCCCGACGGGAGCAAACAGGTGGTCGTCGCCGAGCCGGCGGCGTGGGAGGACCATGCGTGCCGGGTCGCAGGACGGGCGTTGACGGAACGGGAGTGGAGGGATCTCTTGGGGACGCGCCCATACTCCCCGGCGTGCCGCGATTAA